From a region of the Stenotrophomonas sp. BIO128-Bstrain genome:
- a CDS encoding sensor domain-containing diguanylate cyclase: MRPLSARLNLGTLILALALLSAIIALANTLHASYRVQREQLIGNTLEANRVYASKLAESTQNFVLSAQQQVAYSATVLGQRQHDRQALEAEAARLQLQTNSFNSVLIVDAGGTVLATSPQSLALQGVLLNSAGNRDALARRAPFISDPYQSATGRLLVAISHPIFSAQGQYQGYVSGTIYLRQRSILQSLLGKHYYRDGSYLYVVDRNGRILYHIEQDRVGQFALQNPAVQAVTQGHSGAQQVRNTHGVQMLAGYAPVPSVGWGVVAQRPTTATLASLSKLMSAVIWNAIPLGILSLLITWWFARRISLPLWQLARNVQNRDTGIAIRHVTGIRAWYYEVAQLKAALLYSFNLLQDRIGKLNRASMTDPLTGLQNRRGLQQGLEDWQARGQPFGIIALDIDRFKSINDRFGHAVGDAVILRIAQLMRDGSRDTDLLCRNGGEEFLILLPGIDALHAAQVAERLRIQVAAEVFEQVGTVTVSLGVAHYPTYHDDPQQALRLADKALYMAKEQGRNRTVVYPQPGSPGVG, translated from the coding sequence ATGCGCCCGTTGTCCGCCCGCCTCAACCTCGGCACGTTGATCCTTGCCCTGGCCCTGCTCAGCGCGATCATCGCCCTGGCCAACACCCTGCATGCCAGCTACCGCGTGCAGCGCGAACAGTTGATCGGCAACACGCTGGAAGCCAACCGCGTGTACGCCAGCAAGCTCGCCGAATCGACCCAGAACTTCGTGCTCTCCGCTCAGCAGCAGGTGGCCTACAGCGCCACCGTGCTCGGCCAGCGCCAGCATGATCGCCAGGCGCTGGAGGCCGAGGCCGCCCGCCTGCAACTGCAGACCAACAGCTTCAACTCGGTGTTGATCGTCGATGCCGGGGGCACCGTGCTGGCCACCTCACCGCAGAGTCTTGCCCTGCAGGGCGTGCTGCTCAACAGTGCTGGCAACCGCGACGCCCTCGCCCGGCGTGCGCCGTTCATCAGCGATCCGTACCAGTCGGCCACCGGCCGGCTGCTGGTGGCGATCTCGCACCCGATCTTCTCCGCGCAGGGCCAGTACCAGGGCTACGTCAGCGGCACCATCTACCTGCGCCAGCGCAGCATCCTGCAGTCGTTGCTGGGCAAGCACTACTACCGCGATGGTTCCTACCTGTACGTGGTCGACCGCAATGGCCGCATCCTGTACCACATCGAGCAGGACCGGGTCGGCCAGTTCGCGCTGCAGAACCCGGCCGTGCAGGCAGTCACCCAGGGCCACTCGGGCGCCCAGCAGGTGCGCAATACCCATGGCGTGCAGATGCTGGCCGGGTACGCGCCGGTGCCGAGCGTTGGCTGGGGGGTGGTGGCCCAGCGGCCGACCACCGCCACGCTGGCCTCACTGTCCAAGCTGATGTCGGCGGTGATCTGGAATGCGATTCCGCTGGGCATCCTGTCGCTGCTGATCACCTGGTGGTTTGCGCGGCGCATCTCGCTGCCGCTATGGCAGCTGGCGCGCAACGTGCAGAACCGCGACACCGGCATCGCGATCCGCCACGTCACCGGTATCCGGGCCTGGTACTACGAAGTCGCCCAGCTCAAAGCCGCCCTGCTGTACAGCTTCAACCTGCTGCAGGACCGCATCGGCAAGCTCAACCGCGCCAGCATGACCGATCCCCTTACCGGCCTGCAGAACCGGCGCGGCCTGCAGCAGGGGCTGGAAGACTGGCAGGCACGCGGCCAGCCGTTCGGGATCATCGCGCTGGACATCGACCGCTTCAAAAGCATCAACGACCGCTTCGGTCATGCGGTCGGCGACGCCGTGATCCTGCGCATCGCGCAATTGATGCGCGATGGCTCACGCGACACCGATCTGCTCTGCCGCAACGGCGGCGAGGAGTTCCTGATCCTGTTGCCGGGCATCGATGCCCTCCATGCCGCGCAGGTGGCCGAGCGCCTGCGTATCCAGGTGGCCGCCGAAGTGTTCGAGCAGGTCGGCACGGTCACCGTGTCGCTGGGCGTGGCCCACTACCCGACCTATCACGATGATCCGCAGCAGGCGCTGCGGCTGGCCGACAAGGCGCTGTACATGGCCAAGGAACAGGGCCGCAATCGCACCGTGGTGTACCCGCAGCCCGGCAGTCCGGGCGTTGGTTGA